The proteins below come from a single Ruegeria sp. SCSIO 43209 genomic window:
- the rpmB gene encoding 50S ribosomal protein L28, whose product MSRRCELTGKGPMTGNNVSHAKNRTRRRFLPNLNDVTLQSETLGRGVKLRISAAALRSVDHRGGLDAFLAKAKDDELSANALKVKKEIAKAQASA is encoded by the coding sequence ATGTCGCGCCGTTGCGAACTGACCGGAAAAGGCCCGATGACTGGCAACAATGTCAGCCACGCCAAAAACAGAACTCGTCGCCGTTTTCTGCCCAACCTGAACGACGTTACCCTGCAGTCGGAAACTCTGGGTCGTGGCGTCAAGCTGCGCATCTCGGCAGCTGCCCTGCGCTCGGTCGACCACCGCGGTGGTCTGGACGCGTTCCTGGCCAAAGCCAAGGATGACGAGCTGTCGGCGAACGCCCTGAAAGTGAAGAAAGAAATCGCCAAGGCACAAGCCTCGGCCTAA
- a CDS encoding copper chaperone PCu(A)C, with product MTLKSSLLAVLTTFSLTGAALAADTISVVDPYARSSGKTAKAGAAFMMIQNQGDTDDRLIGVTSDAAARVELHTHKVDENGVAKMVHVKEGFAIPAGETHMLKRGGDHVMFMGLTAPFEQGGTVPVTLIFENAGEVAVEIPVDLERQDKGGHSN from the coding sequence ATGACCCTCAAATCCAGCCTGCTTGCAGTCCTGACTACCTTTTCGCTGACCGGTGCGGCGCTGGCTGCCGATACCATCTCGGTCGTAGACCCTTATGCACGGTCTTCGGGCAAAACCGCGAAGGCGGGTGCCGCCTTCATGATGATCCAGAATCAAGGCGATACCGATGACCGCCTGATCGGCGTGACCTCGGATGCGGCTGCCCGAGTGGAACTGCACACTCATAAGGTTGACGAAAACGGTGTCGCCAAGATGGTGCATGTGAAGGAAGGCTTCGCCATTCCGGCGGGCGAAACCCACATGCTGAAACGCGGCGGTGATCACGTCATGTTCATGGGCCTGACCGCGCCTTTCGAACAGGGCGGAACCGTTCCCGTCACTCTGATCTTCGAAAATGCTGGAGAGGTCGCGGTCGAGATCCCGGTCGATCTTGAGCGCCAGGACAAAGGCGGCCATTCGAACTAA
- a CDS encoding HdeD family acid-resistance protein, which translates to MTDLPPKDGEILDDSSIDARDTLSTNLASLWWTFLLRGILAGLIGIAALFWPTSSISLLLRLVGALLILDGALTWLGFGRRGLIGGVGIGAALIGLVLLIWPQGVAWLAFTLMGAMALFVAIGSFMALPQMHPQDPERATVRNSGIFALIVGLVLIFWPGSGMVALGWAIAFFALTSAVVMFFLAARFKKAGDRLEMKTVNR; encoded by the coding sequence ATGACCGATCTACCGCCCAAAGACGGAGAAATCCTTGACGACAGCAGTATCGACGCGCGCGATACGTTAAGTACCAATCTGGCCAGCCTGTGGTGGACCTTTCTGCTGCGTGGAATTCTCGCGGGTCTGATCGGGATTGCAGCGCTGTTCTGGCCGACCAGCAGCATCTCATTATTGCTGCGATTGGTAGGGGCGCTGCTGATTCTGGATGGCGCGCTGACCTGGCTGGGTTTTGGGCGGCGCGGGCTGATCGGAGGCGTCGGTATCGGTGCCGCGCTGATCGGTTTGGTGTTGCTGATCTGGCCACAGGGCGTGGCCTGGCTGGCGTTCACCCTCATGGGGGCGATGGCGCTGTTCGTTGCGATCGGCTCGTTCATGGCGCTGCCGCAAATGCATCCACAAGACCCCGAGCGCGCAACGGTGCGTAATTCAGGTATCTTCGCACTCATCGTCGGGCTGGTGCTGATCTTCTGGCCCGGCAGCGGCATGGTGGCGTTGGGCTGGGCAATTGCCTTCTTCGCGCTGACCTCGGCGGTGGTGATGTTCTTTCTGGCGGCACGGTTCAAAAAAGCGGGCGATCGATTGGAGATGAAAACCGTCAACAGATGA
- a CDS encoding NAD-dependent deacylase translates to MEKIVILTGAGISAESGLGTFRDEGGLWAQHRIEDVATPEVFARNPSLVHQFYNARRVQAAKAQPNAAHQALARLQQGWPGEVILVTQNVDSLHEAGGAAHVIHMHGTLAGALCAACGYRWASPPEMDVDEPCPSCHQPSARPDVVWFGEMPYFMDEIYDHLMEASLFASIGTSGQVYPAAGFVQEARAVGARTIELNLEPSAGIFDETRLGPASEAVPRWVDELLARGSTR, encoded by the coding sequence ATGGAAAAGATCGTCATTCTGACCGGGGCTGGGATTTCCGCCGAAAGCGGGTTGGGCACGTTCCGCGATGAAGGGGGCCTGTGGGCGCAGCACCGGATCGAGGATGTGGCCACGCCCGAGGTCTTTGCCCGCAATCCGTCGCTGGTGCATCAGTTTTACAATGCCCGCCGAGTACAGGCCGCCAAGGCGCAACCCAACGCGGCGCATCAGGCGCTGGCCCGGTTGCAGCAGGGCTGGCCTGGAGAGGTGATCCTTGTCACCCAGAATGTCGACAGCCTGCACGAGGCAGGAGGGGCCGCGCATGTGATCCATATGCATGGCACCTTGGCTGGGGCTTTGTGTGCGGCGTGCGGATATCGTTGGGCTTCGCCACCCGAAATGGATGTGGATGAGCCCTGCCCGTCCTGTCACCAGCCCTCGGCCCGGCCCGACGTCGTATGGTTCGGCGAGATGCCATATTTCATGGATGAGATCTACGACCATCTGATGGAAGCATCGCTGTTCGCCTCGATCGGCACCTCGGGGCAGGTTTATCCGGCGGCAGGGTTTGTACAAGAGGCGCGGGCCGTGGGCGCGCGGACCATCGAATTGAACCTTGAGCCATCCGCCGGAATATTTGATGAAACCCGGCTGGGGCCAGCCTCAGAGGCAGTACCGCGCTGGGTCGATGAGCTGTTGGCGCGAGGCAGCACGCGATAG
- a CDS encoding low molecular weight protein-tyrosine-phosphatase produces MSHRILFVCLGNICRSPAAEGAFRARAPHHQTDSAGTSGWHIGDPPYGPMQKAARARDIDLSDLRARQFLAQDFNHFDLIVGMDAENIANIEDLRPDGNDTPVRLLTDFAPDSGADHVPDPYYTRDFDGALDLIEEAVQGLEAHVRA; encoded by the coding sequence ATGTCACACCGTATCCTTTTCGTCTGCCTGGGCAATATCTGCCGGTCCCCCGCCGCCGAGGGTGCTTTTCGCGCCCGCGCCCCGCATCACCAGACCGACAGCGCCGGAACCTCGGGCTGGCATATCGGAGACCCGCCTTACGGCCCAATGCAAAAGGCCGCCCGCGCGCGTGATATCGACCTCAGCGACCTACGCGCGCGCCAGTTCTTGGCCCAGGATTTCAACCACTTCGACCTGATCGTCGGAATGGACGCAGAAAACATCGCGAACATCGAAGATTTGCGCCCGGACGGCAACGACACCCCGGTCCGCCTGTTGACCGATTTTGCGCCTGACAGCGGCGCGGACCACGTGCCCGATCCCTATTACACCCGGGATTTCGACGGCGCGCTGGACCTGATCGAAGAGGCGGTGCAGGGGCTCGAGGCACATGTGCGGGCCTAG